Part of the Cloacibacterium caeni genome is shown below.
GGAAGTAGAAATCATTACAGATGATTCTTTAGACCATGTAGAAGACGATTCTCTACAATATAATTTTCCTCAGCTATCCTTAGACGTATTTGAATTTCCTATTGATTCTAATGAATTAGAAGGAAAAACTTTCCGTATAGAAGATACAGAGGAAGAAACCTATACAGAAGTAGACCTTTATGACGACGAAGAAGCCTATCTCTACGAGAATGAACTTAGTTTTTCTAAAGACGAGGAAGATGTGCTACAATTATTCTGGCAAGGGAAAATAGATGATTTCTATACCGGTTCTGATGAACCCATTCTTTTTAAACTGAAATGTCATTTCAAAGCAGATGATATCGAAATAGAAGAGTAACTTTCTGCTGTTTTCTTTCCCGTTTAAAACCATCAGAATCTTATTTTATTTTTAAAGTTTTTTTGAAAAGTATTTTTCAAAAAACATACATTGCTACGAGAAATTCTACAATTTTTCACTAAATTTATCGTTTAGAAATTCGAACTTAACATTTTTCATTATGTTTTTACAAGCCACGACTACTATCATTAACAATAAAGTGACAGAGAAACAAGTATTTTCACTTTGGGATGTACTTTTCAGCGGAGGAATTATAGGAAATACAATTATGATTGCCATTTTCCTTTTGGGAATTTTAGCATTATATGTTTTTTTCGAAAGATATTTTTTCATCAAAAGAGCTTCTAAAGAAACGCCTAATTTTTTAGAAAATATTAAAGACTGCATTCATGACGGAAGAATACAATCTGCTATAGATTTATGCAGAAGAACAGATTCACCAGAAGCCAGAATGATAGAAAAAGGCTTAACCAGAATAGGAAGACCCATTTCTGATATTTCAAATGCAATGCAAAACCAAGGACAGTTAGAAGTTTCTAAATTAGAAAAAAACCTGAATATTCTCGCTTCAGCTTCTGGAGCAGCTCCAATGTTAGGCTTCTTAGGAACGGTAGTCGGAATGATTATGGCGTTTTTCGAGATTTCTAATGTTACGGGAGCAGTTTCTCCTAAACTATTAGCATCGGGAATTTATACTGCGATGGCTACTACTGCAGTAGGTTTATTCGTGGGAATTCCTGCCTATTTTTTCTATAATATTTTGGTGACCAATGTAGATAGATTGGTGCTAAAAATTCAAACTCACGTGAATGAGTTTTTAGATACACTAAACAAACCACTTTAATTCTTCTAAAACCTAACCTCAAACTCTTAAGAATGGAATTGAAAAGAAGAAATAGAGTAAGTGCCGAGTTCAGTATGGCTTCGATGACAGATATTATCTTTCTGTTATTGATATTCTTTATGATTACCAGTTCAGCCATCAGCCAAAGCGCAATAGATGTGAATTTGCCAAAAGCTGCAGCTCAAGATCCTAGCGTTACAGACCCTACAACTGTTACAATAAATGCAGATGGCAAGTATTTTGTAAATGATTTAGAAACGCCAAAAGAACAATTAGAACAAGATATTGTAAAATTGGTAGAAGGTTCACCTAATCCTACTTTTACGATTAGAGCAGACGAAAATTGCAAGCATAAAGATGTAGTTTATGCCATGGAAATCGCCGAAAAAAACAAATATGGCTTAGCGATTGCTACGGTTCAAGAATAATCAATTGGAATGGACTTTAGTCCATTTATAGAAATTAAAATCAAATTTAGCCAAAACTCATATTGGAAACGATAACTCAACATAAACGAGACGAAAGAATAGACAAGCTAAAAAGTGCAACACTTACTGCG
Proteins encoded:
- a CDS encoding MotA/TolQ/ExbB proton channel family protein — its product is MFLQATTTIINNKVTEKQVFSLWDVLFSGGIIGNTIMIAIFLLGILALYVFFERYFFIKRASKETPNFLENIKDCIHDGRIQSAIDLCRRTDSPEARMIEKGLTRIGRPISDISNAMQNQGQLEVSKLEKNLNILASASGAAPMLGFLGTVVGMIMAFFEISNVTGAVSPKLLASGIYTAMATTAVGLFVGIPAYFFYNILVTNVDRLVLKIQTHVNEFLDTLNKPL
- a CDS encoding ExbD/TolR family protein yields the protein MELKRRNRVSAEFSMASMTDIIFLLLIFFMITSSAISQSAIDVNLPKAAAQDPSVTDPTTVTINADGKYFVNDLETPKEQLEQDIVKLVEGSPNPTFTIRADENCKHKDVVYAMEIAEKNKYGLAIATVQE